The Ziziphus jujuba cultivar Dongzao chromosome 12, ASM3175591v1 sequence GGTGTCTCTCTTACAAAAACATAAAGCCCCGACGAAACAAAACTGGTAAGGTGTTTCCCTCTACAATGCATTATGGTGTCTCCCTTGGAGCCCCTTCACACCTCATTGCTCCGCTTCTTCCAATGCTATCTTCAGAAATCCAGAATTTTCCagagtacatatatatacactttaggGGTCTTCTTCTTCAGGAATCCTGGCTTTTCCTGAATAGATATACTGTAATTCCTCCTTCCATGTCTGCAAAAACACTAGATAATTAACTAGAAAGGAAAATCATGGAACTACTTCACATTAATAAGTTAAATAGAAACTAATAACACTCACCTCATGCCGAAACTCAATCCGTATGTTTGGTACATTTGTCTTATGAATATCATTTCCTTCAGGACCTCTCAAGAAGTATCTACTACCAAGCCAGTGGGCCTGCAAGGGGAACCAAAAATGTGTAAATGATCACAGCAACGATGACAGAACAAAAGTTGTAGTAAGAAAAGCAGGGTTGTATAAGCCAGATCGTCTAAAGGATGAAAAACAAAGAGGGCTGTAAGCATTCCATGCTATCTAGTTTCCTATTCCCCCAAAAGGAACCAAGGGAAGTTGCATATTTATATCCTAATATACTTCTGTTAGTTTTGTAATAGCAAAGGCTTTAacactcaatttttttttatttttaatttttttatttcatttcttaTATTCCCCCTCTTGTTGTCTTTCTAGTGCTTCATTCTGTTGTATGTACGATTTCAAAGGATACAATCAGGTCTCAGCCTTATACACTGGTCGGTGATTCCCAAAGTTTCATATTTCCTATGGCACAAGTTTGGATGGGACCAAATAACTAAATATGAATCTAATAAATGACCAGATTCAGCATGTATGCATCATCATTTTTCTAGTAATCTAAATTTCTAATGCTCGAGAACCAAAAGGACTTATTTATCACGTTACTACCTTTGCAAAATGAGAAAAGCCAGAATGATAAACAGAATTTCTCGCTATCTCACAAAGGTCACAAGCACTGAGCTTCCATACCTACATCATAATGACTTAATAAGATGGATAGTAAGATACATGAACAATGGAATATAAAATTCAGGAATTAACAAACCTTAGCTGCAACACTATATTCTTCGACCAGTGGCTCTTTAGTTAAATGTATTTGCAAAGGATCATCAGTTGATAGTGAGACATTTAGGCCTCGTTGGAAGAACACAGGAAAGGGATTTCGGTGGTAGTCCAAGAAAAGAGAATTATTACTCAAAGGTGACATACATAATCCAACCTGAACAAATTAAGTAGATTGCTAATCAGTTTGATTTTAATTGAAACATAAGCAGAGAAAGGTTTAacaggaaaagaaaatgaaaatgcacCAATACTTAAGAAGAAACCATGGGGGATGGAATTGGGAAATTTCTGAGAGAAACAAAAAGTCTTATGGAGCTAACCTGTGCCAGATAATACAGATACTGTAAAACAGGAGACTTTCGCAGGTTTATCCCATGAGAAATATTATGGCACAGAAGGAACCCAGCTGCCAAATGATCAATATCACCAGCCTGCAcagattataaaaaatattagaatctCAATCACTGCATAaggttcaaaaagaaaaatttaggtAGCAGCAAAAAACCTCTCCACAATGTGGtcgaaattttattgttggcaTTCCTTTTAATTCCCGTAGCTAAAGAAACGAGAAACAAGAGAGTAAATCAAGAGTCACTGGGCGGGTTAAGACAGtagaacataaaaatatatgccAAACATGTAAAAAATGGTATTTTAATCCATAAGGACTAAAGTACAGACCTTGTTAAGAGTGTATAAATTTGCATAGCAGTAATAGGCATAATAAGAATATGCAGGATTAAATTCATTGGTCCATTCAGCAGGTGTAGGCATGTGTTTTGTTGGGCGTCTCTCTGGCTTACTTTCATCATCTACAATGTCAAAGCCCACCACCTGTGTATACAGATAACCTCGTCAAAATGCTTAATACAATTAAAATGAAAtcctatcattattatttaaaatgttgTCTAACAAGTatcaaacatacatacatacagatttttttatttatattttgagatAATGAACCTTTGACAGATAATCAACTAACCTGCATCAGGAACAGATGTAGCTGTGGATGAGAATTTGGATCAATTGTGACTTCAAAGAGTGGAATAAAGACATTATCTAAAATATTCTGGAAAGAGGTAACAATTCCCAATTTCTTGTAGACATTGTATAGCCGAGGAAGCTGCATGTTGATGTCAATATAATAACCATATAAGTAGAAAGAAGAATGaagcttgtatatatatatatatatataaaggagagAATTCGTTGGAAAGGCATGTGtaaaatgacataaaaaaatggaacagagAAGACGTGCAAGTTATTAAAAAGATGGACACGGAGAAAAAGTTATCTAAGAGGATTCTAAAAATTCAGAGGGAGAAAGAGAGTCAACATGGTCCGTAgacctatatatatgtatatatacacctaCAAAAAACAAGTATACACTTCCTCCTCCCTCCTAAACCAGTTTGTATGGTTCATCTGCAACTTTTAGTTACTTCAAGAGAATAGCCATCAGTTTCTCCAAACTGAGACAGGCACCGATCTCCATCTCTTGGATACATTGATAATAACATCTGGAAACCATGTTTATAAGGCTACAGATCATGTTGATGAAACGAACttattatcttatatttttttaatactttaatcCAGAAATTAACATTATGATATGGCTTGTTATTATAAAGAGTCAAAACTAATGGGTCTAAATCTAAATGCAGATGCATACAATGTATAGTGCACTTGGAAACATCCAATTCTCATATGCTAAGTCAACCTGGCTCTTTTAACCCCATTTCTCCATCTCTCAACTCCACTGACCCTAATTTTAGTTTTCAAACAAGCAGATAATACTCAATACTGAACCGAAAAGACAACTAATGAACCATGTGCAATATAGAGATTGTGAACATGAGTTCAAGCTCCTAGAAATGCAGGATGGTGAACCACTCATCATACAATTGTTAACAAAACGAAAAACAAACATCATAAGGTACCTGTATTAACCAAACAGCGTTCTCACTATAAATCGAATTGTTGACAAACCAACTAGCCAATTGATCCCATTCACTTTGTTTTCTTCCATAAATCGAAATCCTGTACTCCGCCATCTGAAAAGGATCGAATTGAATAAGCCTAAAAGTTTAAATCTTTTCTAAAATGTGCATGATAATAAGCCTACAATGTTTTAAGATAATTTTCTAACCATCCAATGAAAGAAATCATATGGAAAGCTGATATATTTAAATTGCAGCATCTCGACTCAATACATGGGTCtataagaaaatatatgttaaatctGAGAATAACATCAGGATCTAAGTAAGGGAGAAAGACAGAGAGATTTACAGAATTAAATAGCAGCATTTTGGATTTCTAACACCAAAGGTATAAAACATATGTATAAAACCTGGTATTTGCTAGCTTCAAGATCTAGTAAAACTTGTTTTGTCACTTCAGCCAAAAACCGTCCTGCAATATTCCAATCACCAATCAAATATGTCAAGTAAATAAGTAGAAGAGCACAAGCAAAAGAACATTGCCGTAAAATTTAAGGGTCTAATATTTTCTCCATGAATGAAATACTCAAAACAGTAAACAGGAATTTCCAAACTGgaaaatatatgatatatttcaattatttcATATTAGTTTTGGGAATGAAAACAATTTGACTTTCGCTTGGAACCACACCTTGAATAAGATTGTCTTGCTTCAAGAATATCTCTCTCAATCTGCTTTGTCCACATGGATTGTACTTTAGGTTGAATTTGTCAAATCGATGAAAGGTACTTTTATCAGCATGAACATCCAATAAATCAACATTCAGATCATACCTACAATGCAATTAACACCAGTTTCACTGacgggggggagagagagagagagaggagagcaTATGTATACCAATTACAAATAAACAAGATCATAGAAATGCAAACCCTGTCAAATCCAAACTCTCAAAAACTTCCTTAAGTGTAAGATACTTTCCATCTCTGAATATAACAACCTGCCCAATGCAAGTAGCACAGCTTAGGAAGCATCAACAAATCTAAACCTTAATAGTGAAATAACAATGGCAAAGGAAACCATATAAGAAAAGACAAGGAAAAATTGGTCCTACTTTGACTGTTTAGATAAAACTATGGACCATTCAACTCAATGCAAtaacttccaaaaaaaaaaaagggaggttCTACCTCATCAGGTTCCTTTCTTAGCTTCAACTTGATAAAGCGCAAAAGCTGCTTCTGATTCATGCAAGCAGAATGATGCACATGTGTATCTACTTTTCGAATGTTGTAAAAATCACGATGTGGAGCACCCTTTTGAGCCAGAAACTCCCTATCTGCTTTTACTAAGAGATGAAGACGGAATTTCTGCATGGTGGTTAGACCAGAGTCATAAATACAAACCCATGCATAACAAAGAAATTGAATTTCAAGAAAAAGTTGAAGAATAACCTCCTCAAGAAATCTTAATCTATGATGGCAAGCAGAgcgaacatttccaacagacaTAACTTTTAAAAGATGATGCATATCAGTGAAAAATGTTGTCGAATTTGCAACAGGGAAAAGTTCTTCAGCATCTGCAGGAAAGGAATgaattcaagaaaataaatgatCTGATATCAGCTAAtcccaaaaaaagaagatcATTTTATTCTGCTCAACAATTCTCATACTTAAATATAATTCAGTTCTTAACCATTTTCAAGGCTTTTTAATAAGGCTTCTTGATAAATAATCTAGGCTCTTCGATTAATCTAATCctatgatatataaatttttttgtttaaacccttaaatattttatatccatatccaaacacactatttttgggtaatttatttattgctcTCAAAATAACTTTCCAAAACTACAATTAATCCCCCACCTTCACTATCAATATTGTTCTTGCAAGTAGATTTGAAGCAAAAGagtcaaatttttttgaaagcaatagaaatattgaatttaacatttaaaggaaaagaatatattattaaaGCATCGAGAATCTTAACtatagaaaatgatattttattaaaacattAACAATCTTACAGAATTCAATTGAGTAATGCATTtccatcttattattatttttttttaaaaaaaaactttgtaaaataaaatcagGTGCGCCCATCTATTGGCCACAAATTGAAGCATCAAATTAAATCTAcctattttgattataaaaaaaaaaaaaaattaaatctaccCATGCAATTgttttacatgtatatatatatatttatatttttttgtttgataaaaaaagcaaaaaaaatatatatatatatatatatataaatatatatttcactccCAAAATTTGCAGTTCAAGAATTGAGTAATTGGGAATTtacgagagagaaaaagggttGGGAATttaagggagagagagaaagattgttttggaaatttttttgacaatgataattaatttaCCCAAAAAGTAGTGTGtttcaatatgaatataaaagaattaagggattaaacaaaacaaatatatactgTTGGATTATATTAATTGAAAAGCCTAGATTATTTGTCAAAAAGCTTTCTTAAAAAGCTCTGTATGTGGTACGCTCCCCCTTCCTAAAATATAATTCAGTTCTTACCATTTTCTTTTGCATAAACATGCCCAACACCATCTTCCATCTTGAAGGAATGCTGCATAAAAAATTGGAAGAAATAATATCAGGAAAATGCTTATGAAATCCTTGAATAATCTAAACCCAAAACCTAGATAGATGCCAAATGCTGGGAGGGAGGAGAAGTTAGAGATGCACACAGACAGACATTTTGGACAAAGTGACTCACAGCTGATGCTTCAACAGGCTTAAAATGAAACGGATTGCTTTTACCCTCCGATGAACCAATTTCATCCACCTCCACTTTCATCCATGGATAGACATTTTCTCTATAAAGGTACTTCTGACGCAAATCCAAGCATTCTCGAATCATTTTCCgcacttcttcatcttctttgttAATTGTCTCTGAACCTTAATGTATTGACAGAAAAAAGATGAATTAATGCATCTAAACAAAATGTTAtgctctctttttccttttttattctcTACAACGAGCATATTTGGAAAGCAAGCAGCTCATGGTTAAAAGTTGACCATGTCATAACCTTATTGCCTTCCCCCACTCTTTATTCCCAAAACTGCTATCAAATAAAGTCAAAAAGCAAAATATGGCAAGACCACCAATTCATTAGTAAAAACAACGATGGAGCAAAAACATCATAACACCAAGAGAATTACAAGCAATACAAACAAAACACAAATCTGTAAACTCTTTATTGCAAGAGAGCTGAAAATACCTTGAACTGAAGTATTCAGAGGTAAAATCATGCCAGAAAAATTTGGACCAGTGCCAGCAAAGTGATATGAAGTTGAATCTATTTTCCTCTCGCCTTGCAGATCAGCTTTTGCTTCATTCACAGTCACATCACGTGTTTGATCTTGCATACGATTTCCATCATTACTTCTCATTGGAGCAGAAGAAGAATTTCGAAGTTCCGAATTTACATCCTGCGAAttcataaagaaataaaaaggattGTTCCTAgatgctttatttttttaatttattctaaaACTAACAAACTCATGCCAAACAATTAACTAGAAACATATAACCAGATTCTTATACAATAAGTGCAATCTGTCATTACCTTAGCAAAAAAGCAGTTTTTACACATATTAAGTAAACAATTCTAAACATACAAAGACCAAAACAACAAATCCAGAACAGAAAAACTACTTTCATATACCTGATGTCCTTTACTGCCTTTATCGTTAGCAAAATAAGCATATCCATTTTTAACTAAAGTATGTTGTTCTACATTGTGATGATTTCATCATAAGGGTAAAGAACAGATGTTCCAATGAGCATGATTTTTTGTTTCAAGCTGTTGAGTTCGATATCTATAACATCAGATTCTACAATGTGCATTCGTTTCCTCATTTTGGTAAGCTAACAAATATGAACTTTCCAATATTAAAGACAGCACCATAAGGAAAAGTTAGAAGCTATAACAATACATACCTGCACATTAACGGAAGTGTCTATGTTTCCATAGTTGAAAAACATATCATCTTCATTCGCAAGCTCTGTTCTATCATCATCAGAATCTTCCTCAACATTAAAAGCATTGCGGCCCGGGGATCTCGGTGTCACTAACCTTCCAACAGATCCCACCATCGTATGAGAACCAGAGCGGCTAATTGACCGATCCTCCCCTGCATTGGAGTTCAAAAAGGTAAAACAAAATATGATACTTTCTTGGCATAGTAAATGtctgaaaaataattgaaattatttaacAATAGTGGCATATTCtctaacaaaaatgaaatttaaacttcgttaaatttttttttaatagtagcAGAAAAAAATGTATGATCCAATTTCTAGACATTTAACTTCGATCGACCCCAAACACAATATTCCGATTAAATATTTCTGAACCTAAAGAAtcaacatgcatatatataattatatatatagataacatCTGCAATAAAACCGATTATACACAAAAGGAAAGTGGATATCCGAGTGTAATTACCACGTCTTTGATTAGTACGTAGAGGTGGAAGCCCTAAAGGAATGCAATTAAGCTTatctaaagaagaagaaaatcctTGAGCTCTAAAATTAGGCAGTCGATCAAATTTACCATCTTCCTCAACCCAATCGCTGTTCCCAAAAGCCACATTCGGCAACGAAGACGATATTCTATAAGAGCGAAGGAAGTTCTCATCTACAGACCTAGATACGCTTCTTCCCAACATTTTCCGATTGATAGCCATATCTCCATCGGAACCAAACCCTTCCTCTCCATCATCATCGtggccttcttcttcttcctcttcttcgtcCCCTTCTCCATTGTCGTCTTCGTCTTCGGCAACGAAGCGTTCCTCGAGAGTAGTGCGGCGGAGCTCAATAAGCCGCTGGAGGACTTGGTCGACACTGCGCTTGTGGATGTAGAAGGCGGAAATGGCCATCAGAGAGCCTCCGACCAAAGCCGCCATGGCTAAGTGTATAGACGAGGTTGCTGAAGATGAAGAGGATGACGAAGACGACGagtccattctttttttttttttttttttttttaaattttttgctttttgttttttgggaaaATGGGACTTTCTTTCTGTGTATGATCAGCTCAACTCTGAACACCTTCGTTGATTTTTGGGGTTATTTTAGGTTTGGCGGTCGATCATTGGAGAGACATGAGATGGCTTTCATTTTATAGTTTTCGAGACAGAGGGGCTTTTAAAGTGCGAGTCCAAAGTGGTCAAGCTAAAGCGGTCAACAACTCTACCGGTTCTAAACCCGTTTTGTAAAACTGGACCTGGATAGCATACAAAGTGATAATTGTGCTGTTGATAAATCACGAAAATCATCTCCCGTTTATGAATGCTGTTTTTCACactatctttttatatatttttattatattatttatacaaatatatatataatatattttaaatacttaattatataaataaatgatttattgtaaatttatatatatatatatatatataaatttttaaactgattataaacttatattatttaaatttaaataataccaatttttataatatcaaaCTAGCAATCTATATTCACTTTTACAAATGCTCTCTAAcactgttttatttttataaatatttagataaacttattaaaaaacttctttttaaataactgtctaattttttaatataataaaaaaattcaaacaataaaaatatcattGGAAATACTCTAAA is a genomic window containing:
- the LOC112490409 gene encoding AMP deaminase isoform X2; this encodes MDSSSSSSSSSSATSSIHLAMAALVGGSLMAISAFYIHKRSVDQVLQRLIELRRTTLEERFVAEDEDDNGEGDEEEEEEEGHDDDGEEGFGSDGDMAINRKMLGRSVSRSVDENFLRSYRISSSLPNVAFGNSDWVEEDGKFDRLPNFRAQGFSSSLDKLNCIPLGLPPLRTNQRRGEDRSISRSGSHTMVGSVGRLVTPRSPGRNAFNVEEDSDDDRTELANEDDMFFNYGNIDTSVNVQDVNSELRNSSSAPMRSNDGNRMQDQTRDVTVNEAKADLQGERKIDSTSYHFAGTGPNFSGMILPLNTSVQGSETINKEDEEVRKMIRECLDLRQKYLYRENVYPWMKVEVDEIGSSEGKSNPFHFKPVEASAHSFKMEDGVGHVYAKENDAEELFPVANSTTFFTDMHHLLKVMSVGNVRSACHHRLRFLEEKFRLHLLVKADREFLAQKGAPHRDFYNIRKVDTHVHHSACMNQKQLLRFIKLKLRKEPDEVVIFRDGKYLTLKEVFESLDLTGYDLNVDLLDVHADKSTFHRFDKFNLKYNPCGQSRLREIFLKQDNLIQGRFLAEVTKQVLLDLEASKYQMAEYRISIYGRKQSEWDQLASWFVNNSIYSENAVWLIQLPRLYNVYKKLGIVTSFQNILDNVFIPLFEVTIDPNSHPQLHLFLMQVVGFDIVDDESKPERRPTKHMPTPAEWTNEFNPAYSYYAYYCYANLYTLNKLRELKGMPTIKFRPHCGEAGDIDHLAAGFLLCHNISHGINLRKSPVLQYLYYLAQVGLCMSPLSNNSLFLDYHRNPFPVFFQRGLNVSLSTDDPLQIHLTKEPLVEEYSVAAKVWKLSACDLCEIARNSVYHSGFSHFAKAHWLGSRYFLRGPEGNDIHKTNVPNIRIEFRHETWKEELQYIYSGKARIPEEEDP
- the LOC112490409 gene encoding AMP deaminase isoform X4, which translates into the protein MDSSSSSSSSSSATSSIHLAMAALVGGSLMAISAFYIHKRSVDQVLQRLIELRRTTLEERFVAEDEDDNGEGDEEEEEEEGHDDDGEEGFGSDGDMAINRKMLGRSVSRSVDENFLRSYRISSSLPNVAFGNSDWVEEDGKFDRLPNFRAQGFSSSLDKLNCIPLGLPPLRTNQRRGEDRSISRSGSHTMVGSVGRLVTPRSPGRNAFNVEEDSDDDRTELANEDDMFFNYGNIDTSVNVQDVNSELRNSSSAPMRSNDGNRMQDQTRDVTVNEAKADLQGERKIDSTSYHFAGTGPNFSGMILPLNTSVQGSETINKEDEEVRKMIRECLDLRQKYLYRENVYPWMKVEVDEIGSSEGKSNPFHFKPVEASAHSFKMEDGVGHVYAKENDAEELFPVANSTTFFTDMHHLLKVMSVGNVRSACHHRLRFLEEKFRLHLLVKADREFLAQKGAPHRDFYNIRKVDTHVHHSACMNQKQLLRFIKLKLRKEPDEVVIFRDGKYLTLKEVFESLDLTGYDLNVDLLDVHADKSTFHRFDKFNLKYNPCGQSRLREIFLKQDNLIQGRFLAEVTKQVLLDLEASKYQMAEYRISIYGRKQSEWDQLASWFVNNSIYSENAVWLIQLPRLYNVYKKLGIVTSFQNILDNVFIPLFEVTIDPNSHPQLHLFLMQVVGFDIVDDESKPERRPTKHMPTPAEWTNEFNPAYSYYAYYCYANLYTLNKLRELKGMPTIKFRPHCGEAGDIDHLAAGFLLCHNISHGINLRKSPVLQYLYYLAQVGLCMSPLSNNSLFLDYHRNPFPVFFQRGLNVSLSTDDPLQIHLTKEPLVEEYSVAAKAHWLGSRYFLRGPEGNDIHKTNVPNIRIEFRHETWKEELQYIYSGKARIPEEEDP
- the LOC112490409 gene encoding probable AMP deaminase isoform X3, whose product is MDSSSSSSSSSSATSSIHLAMAALVGGSLMAISAFYIHKRSVDQVLQRLIELRRTTLEERFVAEDEDDNGEGDEEEEEEEGHDDDGEEGFGSDGDMAINRKMLGRSVSRSVDENFLRSYRISSSLPNVAFGNSDWVEEDGKFDRLPNFRAQGFSSSLDKLNCIPLGLPPLRTNQRRGEDRSISRSGSHTMVGSVGRLVTPRSPGRNAFNVEEDSDDDRTELANEDDMFFNYGNIDTSVNVQDVNSELRNSSSAPMRSNDGNRMQDQTRDVTVNEAKADLQGERKIDSTSYHFAGTGPNFSGMILPLNTSVQGSETINKEDEEVRKMIRECLDLRQKYLYRENVYPWMKVEVDEIGSSEGKSNPFHFKPVEASAHSFKMEDGVGHVYAKENDAEELFPVANSTTFFTDMHHLLKVMSVGNVRSACHHRLRFLEEKFRLHLLVKADREFLAQKGAPHRDFYNIRKVDTHVHHSACMNQKQLLRFIKLKLRKEPDEVVIFRDGKYLTLKEVFESLDLTGYDLNVDLLDVHADKSTFHRFDKFNLKYNPCGQSRLREIFLKQDNLIQGRFLAEVTKQVLLDLEASKYQMAEYRISIYGRKQSEWDQLASWFVNNSIYSENAVWLIQLPRLYNVYKKLGIVTSFQNILDNVFIPLFEVTIDPNSHPQLHLFLMQVVGFDIVDDESKPERRPTKHMPTPAEWTNEFNPAYSYYAYYCYANLYTLNKLRELKGMPTIKFRPHCGEAGDIDHLAAGFLLCHNISHGINLRKSPVLQYLYYLAQVGLCMSPLSNNSLFLDYHRNPFPVFFQRGLNVSLSTDDPLQIHLTKEPLVEEYSVAAKAHWLGSRYFLRGPEGNDIHKTNVPNIRIEFRHECFCRHGRRNYSISIQEKPGFLKKKTPKVYIYVLWKILDF
- the LOC112490409 gene encoding AMP deaminase isoform X1; its protein translation is MDSSSSSSSSSSATSSIHLAMAALVGGSLMAISAFYIHKRSVDQVLQRLIELRRTTLEERFVAEDEDDNGEGDEEEEEEEGHDDDGEEGFGSDGDMAINRKMLGRSVSRSVDENFLRSYRISSSLPNVAFGNSDWVEEDGKFDRLPNFRAQGFSSSLDKLNCIPLGLPPLRTNQRRGEDRSISRSGSHTMVGSVGRLVTPRSPGRNAFNVEEDSDDDRTELANEDDMFFNYGNIDTSVNVQDVNSELRNSSSAPMRSNDGNRMQDQTRDVTVNEAKADLQGERKIDSTSYHFAGTGPNFSGMILPLNTSVQGSETINKEDEEVRKMIRECLDLRQKYLYRENVYPWMKVEVDEIGSSEGKSNPFHFKPVEASAHSFKMEDGVGHVYAKENDAEELFPVANSTTFFTDMHHLLKVMSVGNVRSACHHRLRFLEEKFRLHLLVKADREFLAQKGAPHRDFYNIRKVDTHVHHSACMNQKQLLRFIKLKLRKEPDEVVIFRDGKYLTLKEVFESLDLTGYDLNVDLLDVHADKSTFHRFDKFNLKYNPCGQSRLREIFLKQDNLIQGRFLAEVTKQVLLDLEASKYQMAEYRISIYGRKQSEWDQLASWFVNNSIYSENAVWLIQLPRLYNVYKKLGIVTSFQNILDNVFIPLFEVTIDPNSHPQLHLFLMQVVGFDIVDDESKPERRPTKHMPTPAEWTNEFNPAYSYYAYYCYANLYTLNKLRELKGMPTIKFRPHCGEAGDIDHLAAGFLLCHNISHGINLRKSPVLQYLYYLAQVGLCMSPLSNNSLFLDYHRNPFPVFFQRGLNVSLSTDDPLQIHLTKEPLVEEYSVAAKVWKLSACDLCEIARNSVYHSGFSHFAKAHWLGSRYFLRGPEGNDIHKTNVPNIRIEFRHECFCRHGRRNYSISIQEKPGFLKKKTPKVYIYVLWKILDF